A stretch of Porites lutea chromosome 5, jaPorLute2.1, whole genome shotgun sequence DNA encodes these proteins:
- the LOC140937856 gene encoding glycoprotein-N-acetylgalactosamine 3-beta-galactosyltransferase 1-like, with translation MISSSASTLSTFAWGMVLGVLTMFIFEHYNYMQFMHEYIETGHTAKIATQRNVSKYKTNAYYRPPEPKRFSIQREERGYLTPEVNKTRILCWIMTTPDNIPKRAKSVKDTWGKRCDTLLFFSSKEDLNFPAIGLNVEEGREKLFDKTRASLEYIYNHHLNDADWFFKADDDTYAIIENLRSYLSKLNTSEPHYLGRILTHEGVYNSGAGYVFSRETLRRFKKALGEPSCPQHHRFEDVAVGQCLRAQGVVPVRTTDSSGNETFMAFPLEWHLIPITFPGWYPKFYKEGAENCSEYPYVFHAVKPEIMYQMEYLIYRVKVWPKRSKSSTSMYETSHSKQTK, from the coding sequence ATGATTTCCTCTTCAGCCTCGACGCTTTCCACTTTTGCTTGGGGAATGGTACTGGGAGTTTTAACTATGTTCATATTTGAACACTATAATTACATGCAGTTTATGCACGAGTACATCGAAACTGGGCACACCGCAAAAATAGCTACTCAGAGAAACGTCAGCAAGTATAAGACTAACGCGTATTATCGTCCTCCCGAACCAAAAAGATTCAGCATTCAACGAGAGGAGAGAGGTTATTTGACCCCTGAAGTTAACAAGACACGAATCTTATGCTGGATAATGACAACTCCAGACAACATACCTAAAAGAGCAAAATCAGTCAAAGATACGTGGGGAAAGCGCTGCGACACCCTTCTGTTTTTCAGCTCAAAAGAGGATCTCAATTTCCCCGCCATTGGGCTTAATGTTGAAGAGGGGCGTGAAAAGTTGTTTGACAAAACTAGAGCATCACTGGAGTATATTTATAACCACCATCTCAACGATGCTGATTGGTTCTTTAAAGCGGACGATGACACTTACGCCATCATTGAAAATCTTCGTTCTTATCTATCCAAACTGAATACCTCGGAACCTCATTACCTTGGCAGAATTTTAACTCACGAGGGTGTGTACAACAGTGGCGCAGGATACGTTTTTAGTCGTGAAACACTGCGAAGGTTTAAAAAAGCACTGGGGGAACCAAGCTGCCCACAACATCACCGATTTGAGGACGTAGCAGTCGGACAATGCCTCAGGGCACAGGGTGTCGTGCCCGTTAGAACCACAGATTCCAGCGGCAATGAAACTTTTATGGCATTTCCACTTGAGTGGCATTTGATCCCCATTACGTTTCCAGGGTGGTACCCGAAATTCTATAAAGAGGGCGCTGAAAACTGCTCGGAATACCCATATGTTTTTCATGCAGTTAAACCAGAAATAATGTATCAGATGGAATACTTAATCTATCGTGTGAAAGTCTGGCCCAAAAGGAGTAAATCAAGTACTAGCATGTATGAAACTAGCcattcaaaacaaacaaagtaa
- the LOC140937857 gene encoding glycoprotein-N-acetylgalactosamine 3-beta-galactosyltransferase 1-like: MISSSASTLSTFAWGMVLGVLTMFIFEHYNYMQFMHEYIETGHTAKIATQRNVSKYKTNAYYRPPEPKRFSIQREERGYLTPEVNKTRILCWIMTTPDNIPKRAKSVKDTWGKRCDTLLFFSSKEDLNFPAIGLNVEEGREKLFDKTRASLEYIYNHHLNDADWFFKADDDTYAIIENLRSYLSKLNTSEPHYLGRILTHEGVYNSGAGYVFSRETLRRFKKALGEPSCPQHHPFEDVAVGQCLRAQGVVPVRTTDSSGNETFMAFPLEWHLIPITFPGWYPKFYKEGAENCSEYPYVFHAVKPEIMYQMEYLIYRVKVWPKRSKSSTSMYETSHSKQTK; encoded by the coding sequence ATGATTTCCTCTTCAGCCTCGACGCTTTCCACTTTTGCTTGGGGAATGGTACTGGGAGTTTTAACTATGTTCATATTTGAACACTATAATTACATGCAGTTTATGCACGAGTACATCGAAACTGGGCACACCGCAAAAATAGCTACTCAGAGAAACGTCAGCAAGTATAAGACTAACGCGTATTATCGTCCTCCCGAACCAAAAAGATTCAGCATTCAACGAGAGGAGAGAGGTTATTTGACCCCTGAAGTTAACAAGACACGAATCTTATGTTGGATAATGACAACTCCAGACAACATACCTAAAAGAGCAAAATCAGTCAAAGATACGTGGGGAAAGCGCTGCGACACCCTTCTGTTTTTCAGCTCAAAAGAGGATCTCAATTTCCCCGCCATTGGGCTTAATGTTGAAGAGGGGCGTGAAAAGTTGTTTGACAAAACTAGAGCATCACTGGAGTATATTTATAACCACCATCTCAACGATGCTGATTGGTTCTTTAAAGCGGACGATGACACTTACGCCATCATTGAAAATCTTCGTTCTTATCTATCCAAATTGAATACCTCGGAACCTCATTACCTTGGCAGAATTTTAACTCACGAGGGTGTGTACAACAGTGGCGCAGGATACGTTTTTAGTCGTGAAACACTGCGAAGGTTTAAAAAAGCACTGGGTGAACCAAGCTGCCCACAACACCACCCTTTTGAGGACGTAGCAGTCGGACAATGCCTCAGGGCACAGGGTGTCGTGCCCGTTAGAACCACAGATTCCAGCGGCAATGAAACTTTTATGGCATTTCCACTTGAGTGGCATTTGATCCCCATTACGTTTCCAGGGTGGTACCCGAAATTCTATAAAGAGGGCGCTGAAAACTGCTCGGAATACCCATATGTTTTTCATGCAGTTAAACCAGAAATAATGTATCAGATGGAATACTTAATCTATCGTGTGAAAGTCTGGCCCAAAAGGAGTAAATCAAGTACTAGCATGTATGAAACTAGCcattcaaaacaaacaaagtag